In Helianthus annuus cultivar XRQ/B chromosome 8, HanXRQr2.0-SUNRISE, whole genome shotgun sequence, a single genomic region encodes these proteins:
- the LOC110870627 gene encoding uncharacterized protein LOC110870627 → MQQNDNSLLKQNSKLMPNTPDRLMWKDGNDLVEHSSSQVWQSIRRRAEEVDWVNFVWFSQCIPKHAFLMWLVIRRKLMTQDKILQWDFTRRKNMNMMCCLLCYANVDSHDHLFFDCNYATQVWIKIRDKGGMSSVGPAWNAIIDWLGARANSKSAINFISRLIVAAAVYFVRQERNARLFRNQT, encoded by the coding sequence ATGCAGCAAAACGACAACTCTCTCCTTAAGCAAAACAGCAAGTTGATGCCTAATACTCCTGATCGTCTAATGTGGAAAGATGGTAATGATTTAGTTGAGCATTCTTCATCCCAGGTTTGGCAATCGATTAGGCGTCGAGCTGAAGAGGTGGATTGGGTTAATTTTGTTTGGTTCTCTCAGTGTATTCCCAAGCATGCTTTTCTTATGTGGCTTGTCATTCGTCGCAAACTTATGACGCAAGACAAGATTCTCCAATGGGATTTCACGAGAAGGAAGAATATGAATATGATGTGCTGTCTCTTGTGCTATGCTAATGTTGATTCTCACGACCATCTGTTCTTTGATTGCAATTATGCTACTCAAGTTTGGATCAAGATTCGGGATAAAGGAGGGATGAGCTCGGTGGGTCCAGCATGGAACGCTATTATTGACTGGTTGGGGGCTAGGGCTAATTCTAAGTCAGCAATTAACTTTATTAGTAGGCTCATAGTTGCTGCTGCTGTTTATTTCGTGCGGCAGGAGCGGAATGCTAGGCTATTCAGAAACCAGACATGA